GCGCCCGCCACGCCCGCCGGCCTGCCGCACCGCGGCGGCGAGCCGAACCCGAGCGCGGCCGCGTTGCGCGCGCAGTTCGGCGACGCCGTGCGTCGCGTCGACGTCGTCTGGGGCGAGACGACCGTCGAGATCGACGGTGCACGCGCGCTCGACGTCGTGCGCTGGCTGCACGACGAGCCGACCGAGCGCTACGACATGCTGGTCGACGTCACGGCGGTGGAGTACCGCGACCCGGAGCAGGAGTTGGAGGTCGTCTGGCACCTGCGCTCGTTGCCCTTCCGCCGTTTCCTGCGGCTCAAGGCGCCGCTCGCGAAGAACGCGCCGCTCGCGGTCCCGAGCATCGAGCCGGTCTACAAGAGCGCCAACTGGCTCGAGCGCGAGTGCTTCGACCTGTTCGGTGTGAAGTTCGAGGGGCACCCCGATCTGCGGCGCATCCTGACCTGGGAGTCGTACCGCGAGGGGCACCCGCTGCGGAAGGATTTTCCACTTCGCGGACGCTTCAGCCGCTCCGAGCAGCTGCGGCAGGCGCTCTCGGCGGAGCCCGAGGCGAACTACTCGATGGAAGAGCTGACGGTGGCCGAGGCGTTTGCCCACCTGCCGGCGGACATGCGCCAGCGGCTCGGCGCGGGGGAGAAGGGCGGGCCGGCGGAAGCGACGGGGGAGTGAGGAGCGGCTGAGATGGCGACCACCACACGGACAGTCGAAGTCGCGCTCGCGACCAACGGGCTCGGCCCCGACGGCCGCCCGCAGCGCGTCCCGCTCGCGGCGACGCCCGACGGGCGCGCGGTCGCGTTCGGCGACGCGTACGCGGAGTCGCAGCGCGCCGCGCCCGAGCTCGAGGGCGAGCACATGCTGATCAACATCGGCCCGCAGCACCCGGCGACGCACGGCGTGCTCCGGCTCGTCCTCGAGCTCGACGGCGAGACGGTCGTGCGCTGCGTGCCGCACATCGGCTACCTGCACTGCGGCTTCGAGAAGATCGGCGAGTACCGGCAGTACAACCAGATCATTCCCTGGACCGACCGCGAGGACTACCTCAACTCGCCGGGCAACAACGTCGCGTTCGCGTTAGGCGCGGAACGGCTGTTCGGGGTCGAGATCACGCCGCGCTGCACGGTACTCCGCGTGATCGCGATGGAGCTGTCGCGCATCATGTCGCATCTCGTCTGGCTCGGCACGACGGCGGTCGACATCGGCGCGTTCACGCCCTTCCTGTGGACGTTCCAGGAGCGGGAGGCGATCTACGACCTGCTCGAGCAGTGGTGCGGCGCGCGCCTCACGACGTCGCTCACTCGCGTCGGCGGGATGGCGGCCGACCTGCCCGACAACGGCTGGCTCGACGGCCTGCGCCAGCTCACGCAGCGGCTCCCGAAGACGCTCGACGAAACCGACCGCATGCTCACCCGGAACGCGATCTGGGTCGGCCGCACGATCGGCCTCGGCGTGATGAATCAGGAAGAGGCGATCAACTACGGTCTCACGGGGCCGCTGCTCCGCGCCTCGGGCGTCGCGTACGACGTGCGCAAGGACTTCCCGTATCTCGGCTACGAGACGTACGACTTCGACGTGCCCGTCGGGACCAACGGCGACGTGTACGACCGCTACCTCGTGCGCATGGAAGAGATGCGGCAGAGCGTGCGCATCCTCGAGCAGGCACTCGCCCGCCTGCCGGAAGGTCCGATCAACGTCGACGACCCGCGCATCATCCTCCCGCCGAAGCACAAGGCGCAGAGCGAGATGGAGAGCATGATCCATCACTTCAAGCTCGTGATGGAGGGCCCGCGGCCGCCGGTCGGCGAGGCGTACGTGCCGGTCGAGAGCCCGAAGGGCGAAAAGGGCTACTACATGGTTTCGGACGGCACCTCCAAGCCCGTGCGCTGGCGCATCCGCCCGCCGTCGTTCGTGAACTTGTCGGCGATCCCGAAGATGGTCGAGGGGCACCTGCTGTCGGACGTCATCGTCGTGAACGCGAGCATCGACATCGTGATGGGGGAGATCGACCGGTGAGCGCGCGCGTCCGGTGTGGGGGAGAAGAATGTCATCCTGAGCGCAGCGAAGGATCGCTGTCCTTGGGACGACCTCTTATCGGGCTTACCGTCGCGGGATGGTCGCCTCGGACAGCGATCCTTCGCTCGGCCTCCGGCCGGCTCAGGATGACGACGAGTTCTTACGCCGCCTTCCGCGCATGAGCCACGGCCCCAGCACCCCGACCGCCGCGCCGAGCGAGGCACTCCTCCGCCACGACAACGAGCACGGGCACGAGCCGTACGCGCCCGTCTTCACGTCCGGCTCGCCCGAGCGCGCCGAGCTCGACACGCTGCTCACGCGCTACCCGACAAAGATGGCCGCGCTCCTCCCGGCGCTCTGGATCGTGCAGGGCGCGCGCGGCTGGGTGAGCGACGAGGCGATGGCCGAGGTCTCGGACGCGCTCGACCTCACCCCGGCGTACGTGAAGGGCGTGGTGACGTTCTATACCATGTACCACCAGCACCCGGTCGGCCGGCACTTCATCCAGGTGTGCACGACCACGCCGTGCAACGTGTGCGGCGCCGAGGACGTCGTGAACGCCTTCCTCGAGCACACCGGCTGCGGCGAGCTCGGCGTCACCTCGCCCGACGGCAAGTACACCGTGGTCGAAGTCGAATGCCTCGGCGCGTGCGGCTTCGCCACGCCGGTCCAGATCAACGACGAGTACGTGGAGTCGGTGACGCCGGAGCGCGTCCCCGAGGTCCTCGCCGGCCTGCGTTAGGCCGCCCGCCTCAGGCACCACCATGGGATACCCGCACGCCCCGCACCCGCGCGAGACGCAGGTCCTCTCGACGTACTTCGGCGACGCCGAGGCGCGCACGCTCGCGGGCTGGCGCGCGCGCGGCGGGTACGCCGCGCTCGAGAAGGCGCTCGGCATGGAACCGGTCGAGGTCCAGAACGTCGTCAAGGACAGCGGCCTCCGCGGCCGCGGCGGCGCCGGCTTCCCGACGGGCGTGAAGTGGAGCTTCATGAAGCCCGACGGCAAGCAGCACTATCTGTGCTGCAACGCCGACGAGAGCGAGCCCGGCACGTTCAAGGACCGCGAGATCATGCGCTGGACGCCGCACGCCGTCGTCGAGGGCGTCGCGATGGGGGCGTACGCGATCTACGCCACGGTCGGGTACATCTACGTGCGCGGCGAGTACACGGAGCCGATCGCGCAGCTCGAGCAGGCGGTGAAGGATGCGTACGGCGCCGGGATTCTCGGCGAGAACGCGATGGGCACGGGCAAGACGGTGCACGTCCACGTTCACCGCGGCGCGGGCGCGTACATCTGCGGCGAGGAGACGGCGCTGATGAACTCGCTCGAGGGGCGCCGCGGCAACCCGCGCATCAAGCCGCCCTTCCCGGCGGTCGCGGGGCTCTTCGCGCAGCCGACAACGATCAACAACGTCGAGTCGCTCGTCGCCGCCACGCACATCGTCGTCAACGGCGCCGAGTGGTACAAGCAGTTCGGCCGCCCCGACAACCCGAAGAGCACGGGGACGAAGCTGTTCTCGGTGTGCGGCAACGTCACGCGCCCGGGCAACTACGAGATGGCGATGGGATTCCCGTTCGGCGAATTCCTCTGGGACGTCTGCGGCGGCGCGCCGAACGGGCGCGAGATCAAGGCCGTCATCCCCGGCGGCTCGTCCGTGCCGATCCTCACGCCCGACGAGTGCCGCACGGCGGTGATGGACTACGAGGGGATGGTCGCGGCGGGCTCGATGTTAGGCTCCGGCGGTGTGATCGTGATGGACGACCGGCAGGACATGGTGCGCCAGATCGCCCGCCTCGCGCGCTTCTACGCGCACGAGAGCTGCGCGCAGTGCTCGCAGTGCCGCGAGGGCACGGCGTGGACGACGAAGATCCTCGAGCGTATCCGCGACGGGAACGGCACGGCGCAGGATCTCGACACGCTGCTCGCGATCGCCGACGGCATGACGGGGAAGACGATCTGCGTGCTGAGCGACTCGTGCGCGACGCCGGTGGTCTCGGGCCTGAAGAAGTTTCGCCACGAGTTCGAGGCGAAGCTCAAGGCGAGCCCGAACGTCGTCAGCTTCGCGGAGGCGCAGCAGGCGTCCCAACGCGCGCAGCGCGGCGGGTCGAGCATGGCCGCGCGCGTCGCGGCCTCGATGGGACAGTGAGCCCGCTTCTACCCCGAGCTAACTAGCAGGCGACGATGTCTGAAGCGAAGCCGGTCAAGCTCATCAACCTGACGATCGAAGGGCGCCCCGTGACGGTGCCCGACGGGACGAGCATCCTCGAAGCCGCGAAGACGGCCGGGATCCTCGTCCCGCACTACTGCTATCACCCCGGCCTGCCGGTCGCCGGCGTGTGCCGCATGTGCCTCGTCGAGGTCGAGAAATTTCCGAAGCTCGCGCCGGCGTGCGCGACCGCGGTCGGGGAAGGGCAGGTGGTGCACGTGCACTCCGAAAAGGCGCGCGAGGCGCGGAAGAGCGTGCTCGAGTTCCTGCTCATCAACCACCCACTCGACTGCCCGATCTGCGACCAGGCGGGGCAGTGCGAGCTGCAGGACTACACGTTCCAGGAAGGGCGCGCGGAGTCGCGCTATTTAGAGCCGAAGCGCTTCAACCCGGCCGAGGATTTCGGCGGCGACGTCCTGTACGTGACCAACCGTTGCATCCTCTGCACGCGCTGCGTCCGCTTCATGGACAAGGTCGCGGAGGAGCCGGTGCTCAACGTGAGCGAGCGCGGCGACCGCGCCGTGATCGGCATCCACCCCGAGCACGACCTGTCGCACAATGCGTGGTCGGGCAACGTCATCGACCTCTGCCCGGTCGGCGCGCTGATCTCGAAGGACTTCCACAACAAGGCGCGCGCGTGGGAGCTCGAGCGCACGGCGTCGGTCTGCCCGAACTGCACGCAGGGCTGCAACATGATCGTCGAGACGCGCGACGACGTCGTGGTGCAGCTCCGGCCGCGCGCGAACGCGGACGTCAATCAGTTTTACATGTGCGACCCGGGCCGGCTGAACTACCGTTGGATGAACCGCCGCGACCGGGCCGAGGTGCCGTACGTGCGCGGCGGCGCCAGCGCGTCGGGTGCGCGCGGGCGTGACCTCGAGCCCGCGGACTGGGACGACGCGGTGCGGGCCGCCGCCGCGGCGATCGACGGCTCGCGCGCGTACGTGCTCGCGTCGCCGATGCTCCCCAACGAGGCGCTGTCGCTGCTCGCTCGGTTAGTCGAGCGGACGGGCGGCCACGGGGTGTTTACGGTGCGCACCGGCGAGGAAGCGCCGTTGCCGGGCGTGCCGGACCTCGCGTTGCGCACGGACCGCGCGGCGAACGTCCGCGGCGCCGAGATGTTCGGGTTCCGGCGGGTTGCGGCGCGCGACGCGCTCGCCGGGCTGCGCACGGGCGACGTGCTGATCGTCGCCGACGAGGAGCTCGCGGGCGAGGTGGTGCGGGCGCCCAACGGGCTGCGCACGATCGTCATCGGCACTACGGTGCCGGCGTGGGCGGCGGGGGCGGACGTGGTGCTCCCCATCGCGAACACGCTCGAAGAGGACGGCACGTTCACCAACGTACAGGGCCGCGTGCAGCGGTTTCAGCAGGCGAAGTCCGCGCCCGCGCTCGCGCGCCCGAGCTGGGCGGTGCTCGGCGACCTGCTCGCCGCAGTCGGCGACGGCGCCGGGTACTGGGCGGTGAGCGACGTGTTCGCGGCGCTCGCGGGCTCGCACCCGGCGTTCGCGGGGATGTCGTACGACACGTTAGGCCTGCGCGGTCTGCCGACGGCCGAGCAGGCGGACGCGGAGCCGGCCGCGCTCGCGGAATCCACGTCGTGACGGCGCCGCTCATGCTGCTCCAGACCGCGACGGTGACGCAGGCGGAGCCGACGAGCGACGTCGCGTTCGTCGTCTACGCACTCATCAAGATCCTCGCCCTCATCGGCGGCGCGTTGACCCTTGTCGCGCTGCTGACGCTGGCCGAACGACGCATCGCGGCGTGGATCCAGGACCGGCACGGGCCGAACCGCGTCGGACCGGGCGGCCTGCTGCAGCCGATGGCGGACGGGCTCAAGAACTTCATGAAAGAGGCGGCAGAGCCGGCCGCCGCGAGCAAGGTACTCTTCCTGATCGCGCCGGCGCTGTCGTTCATCCCGGCGCTGATCACCCTCTCGGTGATCCCGCTCGCGTCCCCGCTCCCGGTGACGCTGCCGTTCCTCCCGGCGAGCTGGCAGGGCCTCGTGCCGATGCAGGTCGCTGACCTGCCGATCGGCTTCCTCTACATCCTCGCGATCACGTCGTTAGGCGTGTACGGGCTGACGCTCGCGGGGTGGAGCTCGAACAATAAGTACGCGCTGCTCGGCGGCCTGAGGTCGAGCGCACAGCTCGTGAGCTACGAGCTCGCGATGGGGCTCTCGACGATCCCCGTCCTGCTGCTCGCCGGCAACGTGACGTTCAACCAGATCATCGCCCAGCAGGCGCGCGGCGGGTTCTCGTGGAACATCATCCTACTCTCGGTCGCGTTCTTCACGTTCCTCGTGAGCGCGTTCGCGGAGACCAACCGGCTGCCGTTCGACCTGCCCGAGGCGGAGTCCGAGCTCGTCGCCGGGTACCACACCGAGTACAGCGGGATGAAGTTCGCGATGTTCTTCCTCGCCGAGTATTCGAACATGATCACGGCGAGCGCGTTCGTGACGACGCTGTTCCTCGGCGGGTGGGACATCCCGTTCACGACGTGGGACAACCTGCCGCCGTGGACGTTGCTGAAGACGATCGCCACGTTCGCGTTCTTCGCGGCGAAGGTGCTGTTTTTCCTGTTCCTCTACATCTGGATCCGCTGGACGCTGCCGCGCTTCCGCTACGACCAGCTCATGGCGCTCGGCTGGAAGTTCATGCTCCCGGTCTCGCTCGGGTACCTCGTCGTCGTCGCGGCGGCGGTGCTCGCGCTCGACATCTTCGGCGTCCGCCAGGGGACGCTCGCGTTCAACGGCGCGCTGTTCGTGATGAACCTGCTGCTCGTCGCGCTGCTCTTCGTCGCGGTCGACCGCGGGCGCCTCATCAGCCCGGCGAGCGCCCGCGCCCGCACGCGCGAGATCGAGCGCCTGCGCGCGCTCGCCCGCGCGCGCGTCGCCGCGATGGGCGGGCCCGCGCTCCGCGACCCGTCGGCCGTCGCCGGCGACTGACCCGCGCCTAACGCGGACGCCTTTCCCCACGTATGGCCATCACTGTCAAAGTCCTCGACCGCCCGGTCGAGCAGGTCAGCTACGTGCGCGCCACCCTCACCGGGATGGCGAACACGATGCGGCACCTGCTCAACCCCCACAAGGTCACGACGCAGTACCCGGAGCAGAAGGAGACCGTCTCGCGCCGGTGGCGCGGGACGCACCGCATGCTCACGACCGAGACCGGCAAGGCGAAGTGCGTCGCCTGCGGCCTCTGCCCGACCGTCTGCCCGGCGAACTGCATCAAGCTCGTCCCCGGCGAGGACGAGGACGGCAACCGCTATCCGCTCGTCTTCGAAATCGACGAGTTCCGCTGCATCTT
This is a stretch of genomic DNA from Gemmatimonadetes bacterium T265. It encodes these proteins:
- the nuoF gene encoding NADH-quinone oxidoreductase subunit F — encoded protein: MGYPHAPHPRETQVLSTYFGDAEARTLAGWRARGGYAALEKALGMEPVEVQNVVKDSGLRGRGGAGFPTGVKWSFMKPDGKQHYLCCNADESEPGTFKDREIMRWTPHAVVEGVAMGAYAIYATVGYIYVRGEYTEPIAQLEQAVKDAYGAGILGENAMGTGKTVHVHVHRGAGAYICGEETALMNSLEGRRGNPRIKPPFPAVAGLFAQPTTINNVESLVAATHIVVNGAEWYKQFGRPDNPKSTGTKLFSVCGNVTRPGNYEMAMGFPFGEFLWDVCGGAPNGREIKAVIPGGSSVPILTPDECRTAVMDYEGMVAAGSMLGSGGVIVMDDRQDMVRQIARLARFYAHESCAQCSQCREGTAWTTKILERIRDGNGTAQDLDTLLAIADGMTGKTICVLSDSCATPVVSGLKKFRHEFEAKLKASPNVVSFAEAQQASQRAQRGGSSMAARVAASMGQ
- the nuoI1 gene encoding NADH-quinone oxidoreductase subunit I 1, whose amino-acid sequence is MAITVKVLDRPVEQVSYVRATLTGMANTMRHLLNPHKVTTQYPEQKETVSRRWRGTHRMLTTETGKAKCVACGLCPTVCPANCIKLVPGEDEDGNRYPLVFEIDEFRCIFCGYCQEVCPEDAIHVGRHYENSEYSREGFVYDLERLMAQTHPVSELWDAADPRGE
- the nuoD gene encoding NADH-quinone oxidoreductase subunit D, with translation MATTTRTVEVALATNGLGPDGRPQRVPLAATPDGRAVAFGDAYAESQRAAPELEGEHMLINIGPQHPATHGVLRLVLELDGETVVRCVPHIGYLHCGFEKIGEYRQYNQIIPWTDREDYLNSPGNNVAFALGAERLFGVEITPRCTVLRVIAMELSRIMSHLVWLGTTAVDIGAFTPFLWTFQEREAIYDLLEQWCGARLTTSLTRVGGMAADLPDNGWLDGLRQLTQRLPKTLDETDRMLTRNAIWVGRTIGLGVMNQEEAINYGLTGPLLRASGVAYDVRKDFPYLGYETYDFDVPVGTNGDVYDRYLVRMEEMRQSVRILEQALARLPEGPINVDDPRIILPPKHKAQSEMESMIHHFKLVMEGPRPPVGEAYVPVESPKGEKGYYMVSDGTSKPVRWRIRPPSFVNLSAIPKMVEGHLLSDVIVVNASIDIVMGEIDR